A window of Salmo trutta chromosome 5, fSalTru1.1, whole genome shotgun sequence contains these coding sequences:
- the synpo2a gene encoding synaptopodin-2 isoform X1 — protein MGTGDYICVTVRGGAPWGFSLCEGEGDAHRPLQVYQVEEGGRASLAGVCEGDEVVSLNGEPCGDLSLPEAIALIDACVDRLQLLVKRCCALTPEAFNSEETYFGTRESSGEALESTNLRILSLGRSQPPRELYIVESQDEAYYGETESDTEAARGTQLVHTQLCVPAPGECSGPESQLLGGGGDGGRAGPQGGGFSPGAMVELQLSLSEHTLEDPVCTSLGSALGIEGEIQAREALQNKALLHTTTHSLYVCGPAREPLSQHGVVEITLQHPAAGRGSPRLVEGACGASGNVGGASREEGAGQSQGAPASFTVSFGIPKEGAEPAEEPDSDSEKDLGKPNKHRARHARLRRSESLSDKQVKEAKSKCKRIAILLNADAPNPNNKGVLMFKRHRQRAKKYTLVSYGTGESEPEYEDDDSEEEEDYVEKDPRAIKFTLVATTSESELDEDFITNAHGGGRVITCDWDTGLLKIERKLNSGEEMEQLPNTMGKGATMFSQRRQRMDEIAAEHEEMRRQGIPVEGVQEVEKHAAYQQMEERSYMQATTESQAYMDVNVHQKQQYQQFQEQQYYEQQHQQQQQYQQQQQYQQQQQYEQQQYNQQQQYQQQQYQQQQQYHQQQQIQQYSSNMNGVANHQSNEMQSSMSNRTPQSFSVQNQVPVPFLPPVSGNNQEAMSQGEQIASRDERISTPAIKSGILQDTRNRFKGKPMFNFKQAPKVPPNPELMNLLNRSDKKLDFESATEEDYLSLGAEACNFLQSPRVKHKTPPPVAPKPIINPNSPPWSPQPELANQELPLHAENSVPAPATASEPESAPELDPTPVPAPEPSPPLAPQEVPANTPSPEKHTWSPPGSQAEQQPQQAPAWGRNGPSPPQPHSQPEPQVSSKAPAHTQAQQQPPVSTWTPAEMKPQAPAPSQSPPQLPWVTPQPPPPQPQAQPQPPINYWAAQPQWAQPQEQAQAQPPWVQPQEQVQQQPLSPWAQPQEQVQQQPQPPWTQPQEQAEVQPPWVQPQEQVQQQPQPPWAQPQEQVQQQPQPPWAQPQEQAQAQPPWVQPQVQQQPQPPWAQPQEQVQQQPQPPWVQPQEHVQQQPQPPWGQQPQPPQQAWPQAQAQPQPPWVSSPQPPMNAWTPPQSQAQPPQPPWAQSAQPQPTAQPQPHMNTWAQAPAQAQAQLPINAWTPDQNQVQPQSHWAQTTPTQSPSQQSWQQPPPQQTPPQQTPPQPPMNAWAPAQAQPQTHTSTWAPQPQQAPVNTQTPMDRVAQPSPKPGNAPQNAPRSIPPPRPQRMNSYTLGERSSSPLINPMASVLVPVRGMGSALSMPAVTGKGADLFAKRQSRMEKYVVDSDTVLAATAQAAQQAQAATAQENKARSTSPSPSVPHSWKYSPNCRAPPTSNYNPIQSPSYPPGAIKQPPPSSPAAKAKKGKGKPACKPLAVIDVMKHQPYQLNASLFTYGPAVEAAEAAKAAAPKPAPAPAPVPPNQNQPVRYEQLSPVQPAGPMNAAYPQQPQHPQQPYGMPPQPHMHDSPYHQVPPNAYQTPNNPYQQAPAGPYQQPYNPLYQQAPPAPYLPQHHPQPQAPNPSYQPTPQGPYQPAHSPTYQAAPQAPYQPLPPSTYVVPSFPIAAKPESISGGSTAPKPRFMAKKSSAQVWKPAAVDKE, from the exons GTGGAAGAGGGGGGTCGTGCGTCCCTGGCCGGGGTTTGTGAGGGGGATGAGGTGGTGTCGCTGAATGGAGAACCCTGCGGTGACCTTTCCCTCCCAGAAGCTATTGCTCTGATTGACGCCTGCGTCGACCGCCTGCAATTACTGGTCAAAAG ATGCTGCGCACTAACCCCCGAGGCATTTAATTCAGAGGAGACCTACTTTGGCACAAGGGAGTCCTCTGGTGAGGCTTTGGAAAGCACCAACCTCCGCATCCTGTCCCTTGGCAGGTCCCAACCACCCAGAGAGCTCTACATCGTTGAGTCCCAGGATGAGGCCTACTACggggagacagagagtgacacGGAGGCCGCCAGAGGGACCCAGCTGGTCCATACCCAGCTCTGCGTGCCCGCACCTGGGGAGTGCAGCGGCCCAGAGTCCCAGTTACTCGGAGGGGGAGGGGACGGAGGTCGAGCGGGACCCCAGGGAGGGGGTTTCTCCCCAGGGGCAATGGTGGAGCTCCAGTTGTCCCTCTCTGAACACACCCTGGAGGATCCTGTCTGCACCTCCCTGGGGAGTGCTCTTGGAATAGAGGGGGAGATCCAGGCGAGAGAGGCCCTCCAGAACAAGGCCCTCCTCCATACCACCACCCACTCGCTCTACGTCTGTGGCCCAGCTAGGGAGCCCCTGAGTCAGCATGGAGTGGTGGAGATCACCCTGCAGCATCCTGCAGCCGGAAGGGGTTCTCCACGTCTGGTAGAGGGTGCCTGTGGGGCCAGTGGAAATGTTGGTGGAGCCTCCAGGGAGGAAGGAGCAGGGCAAAGCCAGGGAGCTCCTGCCTCCTTCACTGTCTCCTTCGGAATTCCCAAAGAGGGTGCCGAGCCGGCAGAGGAGCCAGACTCGGATTCGGAGAAGGACCTTGGGAAACCCAACAAGCACCGGGCCAGGCACGCCA GGCTCAGGCGCAGTGAGAGCCTGTCAGACAAGCAGGTGAAGGAGGCCAAGTCTAAATGTAAGCGCATTGCTATTCTTCTGAACGCTGACGCTCCCAACCCCAACAACAAGGGGGTGTTGATGTTTAAGAGGCATCGACAGAGGGCCAAGAAGTACACACTCGTCAGCTACGGCACTGGTGAGAGCGAACCTGAGTACGAGGACGACGACAGCGAGGAGGAGGAAGATTACGTGGAAAAAGACCCCCGAGCGATCAAATTTACCCTCGTAGCCACCACCAGCGAGTCAGAGCTTGACGAGGACTTCATTACTAATGCCCATGGTGGAGGCAGAGTGATAACCTGCGACTGGGACACGGGACTACTCAAGATCGAGCGCAAGCTCAATTCCGGGGAAGAGATGGAGCAACTGCCCAACACCATGGGCAAGGGGGCCACAATGTTTTCCCAGCGCCGCCAGCGCATGGACGAGATCGCTGCCGAACATGAGGAGATGAGGCGCCAGGGGATTCCTGTGGAGGGAGTGCAGGAGGTAGAGAAGCATGCAGCCTACCAGCAGATGGAGGAGCGCTCGTACATGCAGGCCACCACAGAGAGCCAGGCCTACATGGATGTGAACGTGCACCAGAAGCAACAGTATCAGCAGTTCCAAGAGCAGCAGTATTACGAGCAGCaacaccagcagcagcagcaataccagcagcagcagcaataccagcagcaacaacagtatGAGCAGCAGCAATACAACCAGCAGCAGCAATACCAGCAGCAACAATATCAACAACAGCAGCAGtaccaccagcagcagcaaatTCAACAGTACTCGTCTAACATGAACGGTGTCGCCAACCACCAAAGCAATGAAATGCAGAGTTCCATGAGCAATCGTACCCCCCAATCCTTCTCGGTACAAAACCAGGTGCCCGTTCCATTTCTTCCCCCAGTGAGTGGGAACAACCAAGAAGCGATGAGTCAGGGGGAGCAGATTGCCTCGCGCGACGAGCGCATTTCAACCCCGGCTATTAAGTCTGGGATTTTGCAGGACACAAGGAACAGATTCAAGGGCAAGCCAATGTTCAATTTCAAACAGGCTCCCAAAGTGCCACCCAACCCGGAGCTTATGAATCTCCTCAACAGGAGTGACAAGAAGTTGGATTTCGAGTCCGCTACGGAGGAGGACTACCTTAGCTTGGGGGCTGAGGCCTGCAACTTTCTCCAGTCACCAAGGGTCAAACATAAAACGCCTCCACCAGTCGCTCCCAAGCCTATCATTAACCCCAACTCTCCGCCTTGGTCCCCTCAGCCTGAGCTGGCCAACCAGGAGTTGCCACTGCATGCTGAAAATAGTGTCCCTGCACCTGCTACAGCCTCCGAGCCGGAGTCCGCTCCAGAACTGGATCCAACCCCTGTCCCGGCTCCAGAACCTTCCCCCCCTCTTGCACCCCAGGAAGTTCCTGCCAACACCCCCTCTCCAGAAAAACACACATGGAGTCCCCCAGGGTCCCAGGCAGAGCAGCAGCCCCAGCAAGCGCCAGCCTGGGGAAGAAATGGACCTTCTCCACCTCAGCCTCATTCCCAACCCGAGCCTCAAGTGAGTTCTAAGGCTCCAGCACATACACAGGCACAACAGCAGCCACCCGTGAGTACTTGGACACCTGCTGAAATGAAGCCCCAGGCTCCAGCTCCAAGTCAGTCCCCACCACAGCTCCCTTGGGTGActccccagcctcctcctcctcagcctcaAGCTCAGCCTCAGCCACCAATTAATTATTGGGCTGCGCAGCCCCAATGGGCTCAACCTCAAGAGCAAGCACAGGCCCAGCCACCATGGGTTCAGCCTCAAGAACAAGTACAGCAACAGCCCCTGTCACCTTGGGCTCAGCCTCAAGAACAAGTTCAGCAACAGCCCCAGCCACCATGGACTCAGCCTCAAGAACAAGCAGAGGTCCAGCCACCATGGGTTCAACCTCAAGAACAAGTCCAGCAACAGCCCCAGCCACCTTGGGCTCAGCCTCAAGAACAAGTCCAGCAACAGCCCCAGCCACCATGGGCTCAGCCTCAAGAACAAGCACAGGCCCAGCCACCATGGGTTCAACCTCAAGTTCAGCAACAGCCCCAGCCACCATGGGCTCAGCCTCAAGAACAAGTTCAGCAACAGCCCCAGCCACCTTGGGTTCAGCCTCAAGAACATGTACAGCAACAGCCCCAGCCACCATGGGGTCAACAACCTCAGCCTCCACAACAGGCTTGGCCCCAGGCCCAGGCCCAGCCTCAGCCACCTTGGGTGTCATCACCTCAGCCTCCAATGAATGCATGGACACCACCacagagccaggcccagccaccaCAGCCACCTTGGGCCCAATCAGCCCAACCCCAACCTACAGCTCAGCCCCAACCCCATATGAATACATGGGCCCAAGCACCTGCTCAGGCTCAAGCACAGCTACCCATTAATGCCTGGACCCCAGATCAGAATCAGGTCCAGCCACAGTCACATTGGGCCCAAACAACTCCAACCCAATCCCCATCCCAGCAAAGCTGGCAACAGCCACCTCCACAGCAGACACCTCCACAGCAGACACCCCCACAGCCACCTATGAATGCATGGGCCCCGGCTCAGGCACAGCCTCAGACACACACAAGTACCTGGGCCCCACAACCACAGCAAGCCCCAGTAAATACCCAGACCCCGATGGACAGAGTGGCTCAACCTTCTCCGAAACCTGGGAATGCGCCACAAAATGCTCCCCGTTCTATTCCACCGCCTCGCCCACAGCGAATGAATTCTTACACGCTTGGAGAAAGGTCATCGTCACCCCTCATCAATCCAATGGCCAGCGTCTTGGTACCAGTGCGAGGCATGGGCTCAGCATTGTCGATGCCGGCTGTTACAGGGAAAGGAGCCGATTTGTTCGCCAAGAGGCAGTCTCGTATGGAGAAGTATGTCGTGGATTCAGACACTGTGCTGGCAGCCACTGCACAGGCAGCCCAGCAAGCCCAGGCAGCCACTGCGCAGGAAAACAAGGCAAGGTCCACATCGCCCTCTCCCTCCGTACCTCATTCGTGGAAATATTCACCCAATTGCAGAGCTCCCCCTACATCAAATTACAACCCCATACAGTCCCCGTCCTACCCACCAGGGGCTATTAAGCAACCCCCTCCATCTAGCCCTGCGGCCAAAGCCAAGAAAGGGAAAGGCAAACCTGCCTGCAAACCCCTTGCTGTTATAGATGTCATGAAACATCAGCCGTATCAGCTCAATGCCTCCCTTTTTACATATGGcccagcagtggaggctgccgaGGCTGCCAAGGCCGCTGCACCAAAGCCTGCCCCAGCCCCTGCCCCAGTCCCTCCAAACCAAAACCAACCAGTCAGATATGAGCAACTTTCCCCTGTCCAGCCGGCTGGACCAATGAATGCTGCCTATCCACAGCAGCCTCAGCACCCTCAGCAGCCCTATGGGATGCCCCCTCAACCACACATGCACGATAGTCCCTACCACCAAGTCCCACCTAATGCTTACCAGACACCTAACAACCCCTACCAGCAAGCTCCTGCTGGCCCTTACCAACAACCATATAATCCCCTTTACCAACAAGCCCCTCCAGCCCCTTATCTACCCCAGCACCATCCCCAGCCCCAAGCTCCAAACCCTTCCTACCAACCGACCCCCCAAGGTCCATATCAGCCAGCCCATAGCCCCACTTACCAAGCAGCACCCCAAGCCCCCTACCAGCCACTACCTCCCAGTACCTATGTGGTCCCCAGCTTTCCGATAGCGGCAAAGCCTGAGTCCATCTCTGGGGGCAGCACCGCTCCAAAGCCCAGGTTCATGGCCAAAAAGAGTTCAGCCCAGGTATGGAAGCCAGCAGCTGTGGACAAAGAGTGA